One Cervus canadensis isolate Bull #8, Minnesota chromosome 1, ASM1932006v1, whole genome shotgun sequence genomic window carries:
- the NBR1 gene encoding next to BRCA1 gene 1 protein isoform X5, with protein sequence MEPQVTLNVTFRNETQSFLVSDPENTTWADVEAMVKVSFDLNTIQIKYLDEENEEVSINSQGEYEEALKMAVKQGNQLQMQVHEGYRVVEEALPPIGTEKRPVARTGKKPLAHYSSLVRVLGSDMKTPEDPATQQLPPAPRNPDQPQDKPPDWFTSYLETFREQVVKETVEKLEQKLHEKLVLQNPSLGSCPSEVSMPVSEETLFLPENQFSWHIACSSCQRSIVGVRYQCSLCPSYNICEDCESGPYAHDSNHVLLKLRRPVMGSSEPFSHSRLSTPRLPAALEQARLPLQPCAPVMPTLSAAFVDENLPDGTHLQPGTKFIKHWRMKNTGNVKWSTDTKLKFMWGNLTLASTEKKDVLVPCLKAGHVGVVSVEFIAPTLEGTYTSHWRLSHKGQQFGPRVWCSIIVDPFPSTESPDNSEKSMISSSRGDDLTCQQEEAFLAKEEILPGETAEQTEGTGACIPQKAKHAASKRELYIPSVDLLTAQDLLSFELLDINIVQELERVPHNTPVDMTPCMSPLPHDSPLIEKPGLGQIQEESEGAGFKALPDSTVSVKKKAENISSVEEPEDDLSGTQFVCETVIRSLTLDAAPDHKPPCRQKSPQRAELQLHATEEQQPTVLPGFCSKESSLKFASPEEGPLADEREEIVQIAEEEAAVEEEDELKDEVRSQSSASSEDYIIILPECFDTSRPLGDSMYSSALSQPGLERGAEGEPGIEAGQEPVEAGERPPGGENQPQGHSINDILMTSQTLDTVPLTPEVVGPPPQLPRSPPCAQHHGSPGVDLPVTAPEVSSVPGQIRGELRGSSGLVNSRPKSYDHSRHHHHHHGNSIAGGLVKGALSVAASAYKALFAGPPVTAQPIVSEDQTAALMAHLFEMGFCDRQLNLRLLKKHNYNILQVVTELLQVNNNDWYSHRY encoded by the exons ATGGCAGTTAAGCAGGGAAACCAATTGCAGATGCAAGTCCATGAAGGCTATCGTGTTGTCGAGGAAGCCCTACCCCCTATTGGAACAGAAAAACGACCAGTTGCTAGGACAGGAAAGAAGCCACTTGCACATTATTCTTCACTGGTGAGAGTCTTGGGGTCAGACATGAAGACCCCAGAGGATCCTGCAACACAG CAGCTTCCACCTGCTCCACGTAATCCAGACCAGCCTCAAGACAAGCCCCCTGACTGGTTCACAAGCTACCTAGAGACA TTCAGAGAACAAGTGGTTAAAGAAACGGTTGAAAAGCTTGAACAGAAATTACACGAGAAGCTTGTCCTCCAGAATCCATCCTTAGGTTCATGTCCCTCAGAAGTTTCAATGCCTGTTTCAGAGGAGACACTGTTTTTGCCAGAAAACCAGTTCAGCTGGCATATTGCTTGCAGCAGCTGCCAAAGGAGTATCGTGGGTGTGCGCTACCAGTGCAG CCTCTGCCCATCCTACAATATCTGCGAAGATTGTGAATCAGGGCCGTATGCCCATGACTCCAACCATGTCCTGCTGAAGTTGCGGAGACCAGTTATGGGTTCCTCTGAACCGTTTTCTCACTCGAGGTTGTCTACTCCTCGCCTTCCTGCTGCTCTGGAACAGGCCAG GCTCCCTCTGCAACCCTGTGCCCCAGTTATGCCGACACTCAGTGCCGCGTTTGTGGATGAGAATTTGCCTGATGGGACTCACCTCCAGCCAGGAACCAAGTTTATCAAACACTGGAGGATGAAAAATACAGGAAATGTCAAGTGGAGCACAGACACAAAG CTCAAGTTCATGTGGGGAAACCTGACTTTGGCTTCTACCGAAAAGAAGGATGTTTTGGTTCCCTGCCTAAAGGCTGGCCATGTGGGAGTTGTGTCTGTGGAGTTCATTGCCCCAACCTTGGAGGGAACATACACTTCCCATTGGCGTCTTTCTCACAAAGGCCAGCAGTTCGGGCCTCGGGTCTGGTGCAGCATCATAGTGGATCCTTTCCCCTCCACAGAGAGCCCGGATAACAGTGAAAAGAGCATGATCAGCTCAAGCAGAGGTGATGATCTCACCTGCCAGCAAGAG GAAGCTTTTCTGGctaaagaagaaattctgcctgGTGAAACAGCTGAGCAGACAGAAGGGACAGGAGCTTGCATCCCACAGAAGGCAAAGCATGCTGCCAGCAAGAGAGAGCTCTACATCCCATCCGTGGACCTTCTGACTGCCCAG gatcTGCTGTCCTTTGAGCTGTTGGATATAAATATTGTCCAAGAGTTGGAGAGAGTGCCCCACAACACTCCTGTGG ATATGACTCCCTGCATGTCTCCTCTGCCACATGACAGTCCTTTAATAGAGAAGCCAGGCTTGGGGCAGATACAGGAAGAGAGTGAAGGGGCGGGATTTAAAGCACTTCCTG ATTCCACAGTGTCAGTAAAGAAAAAGGCCGAGAACATTTCTTCCGTGGAGGAACCAGAAGATGATTTGAGTGGGACCCAGTTTGTGTGTGAGACTGTCATCCGATCCCTTACGTTGGATGCCGCTCCGGATCACAAACCACCTTGCAGACAGAAGTCCCCGCAGA GGGCAGAATTACAGCTGCACGCCACGGAGGAACAGCAGCCAACTGTGCTGCCTGGGTTCTGCAGTAAGGAGTCTTCTT TGAAATTTGCCTCACCTGAAGAGGGACCACTTGCAGACGAGAGGGAGGAGATTGTCCAAATTGCTGAAGAAGAGGCTGCTGTGGAGGAAGAGGATGAGCTCAAAGATGAAGTTCGGAGTCAGTCCTCTGCTTCTTCAGAGGACTATATCATCATCTTGCCTGAGTGCTTTGACACCAGCCGCCCCCTGGGGGACTCCATGTACAGCTCTGCACTCTCACAGCCAGGCCTGGAGCGAGGGGCTGAAGGCGAGCCTGGGATTGAGGCTGGGCAGGAACCAGTTGAAGCTGGGGAGAGACCCCCTGGAGGGGAGAACCAGCCACAGGGACACAGCATCAATGACATCCTTATGACCTCACAGACTCTGGACACAGTGCCCCTAACCCCAGAGGTGGTGGGGCCTCCGCCACAGCTGCCCAG GAGTCCTCCCTGTGCACAGCATCATGGCTCCCCAGGAGTGGATTTACCAGTTACCGCACCAGAAGTttcttcagtccctggtcagatcAGAGGAG AGCTCAGAGGCTCATCAGGACTTGTCAACAGCAGACCGAAGAGCTATGACCACTCAAG gcaccaccaccaccaccacgggaACAGCATTGCTGGGGGACTGGTGAAGGGGGCTTTGTCCGTTGCTGCCTCTGCATACAAGGCCTTGTTTGCTGGACCACCAGTCACCGCACAG CCAATAGTTTCTGAAGATCAAACAGCAGCCCTGATGGCCCATCTCTTTGAAATGGGATTCTGTGACAGGCAGTTGAACCTAAGGTTGCTGAAGAAACACAATTACAACATCCTGCAAGTGGTGACAGAACTCCTTCAGGTCAACAACAACGATTGGTATAGCCACCGCTACTGA